A genome region from Nocardiopsis exhalans includes the following:
- a CDS encoding MarR family winged helix-turn-helix transcriptional regulator, whose protein sequence is MNLPFDPIERAHDNWSQRWGASPAMAAVTSLMRAQQILIGELDGALKPFGLTFARYEALVLLTFSSSGSLPLGKIGERLMVHPTSVTNTIDRLEGQGLVLRRPNPSDGRGVLAEITDAGREVTEEATQALLGMDFGLGCYSDEELWRMHEMFTRLRVDFGDFPAPVAGAVEGR, encoded by the coding sequence TTGAACCTTCCGTTCGACCCGATCGAGCGCGCTCACGACAACTGGAGTCAGAGATGGGGTGCCTCGCCCGCCATGGCGGCGGTCACCTCCCTCATGCGCGCGCAGCAGATCCTCATCGGCGAGCTGGATGGTGCCCTCAAGCCGTTCGGTCTGACCTTCGCCCGCTACGAAGCCCTGGTCCTGCTCACCTTCAGCTCCTCCGGCTCGCTGCCGCTGGGCAAGATCGGTGAGCGCCTGATGGTGCACCCCACCAGCGTCACCAACACCATCGACCGGTTGGAGGGGCAGGGCCTGGTGCTCCGCCGCCCCAACCCGAGCGACGGCCGCGGCGTGCTGGCGGAGATCACCGACGCCGGGCGCGAGGTCACCGAGGAGGCCACCCAGGCGCTGCTCGGCATGGACTTCGGTCTGGGCTGCTACTCCGACGAGGAACTCTGGCGCATGCACGAGATGTTCACCCGGTTGCGGGTGGACTTCGGTGACTTCCCCGCCCCGGTCGCCGGGGCCGTCGAAGGGCGCTGA